A genomic window from Pecten maximus chromosome 2, xPecMax1.1, whole genome shotgun sequence includes:
- the LOC117321825 gene encoding arrestin domain-containing protein 4-like encodes MGSSVLDFGLSLEHDIDEQYQYTPGEIVKGTINIETNGRTSIRKISINIRGEGVVAWEDQVNGSFKANEEYINATHIVEESRNPEPIILEKGTHQFEFEYRLPDNLPSSFIGKFGSVTYVFKACANGDRPGETSIISEPFLILRNWPLPEQFRQGASAKIEKRIWRKLTCGKVKLSANINRLGGTQGEDLYINAEVANRSPARIIAMQTSLIMNTLYLAQNRAIPFRQIVNKRRDEYELLRGDGRRWQNVRLSIPPYIPETRLEFCDIIEVSYTLQFRIEIAGGKELKIEFPFMVGSMQDGHETTSRNKNEIMNRQWTLSSKELQMGPQSDHPEPDYDQDRDWYHQNVPELRPEDSKVMNPLFQDQEKKITHKNIENFQPTLDELPEVIENTKL; translated from the coding sequence ATGGGATCATCAGTCCTAGATTTTGGGCTCTCTCTTGAACATGATATCGACGAACAGTACCAATACACACCAGGCGAGATCGTCAAGGGTACCATCAACATTGAAACTAATGGCCGCACCTCCATACGAAAAATATCTATCAACATTCGTGGAGAGGGGGTAGTGGCCTGGGAGGATCAGGTAAATGGGTCATTCAAGGCCAATGAGGAATACATCAATGCAACTCATATTGTTGAAGAAAGCCGAAATCCAGAGCCAATTATATTAGAAAAAGGAACCCATCAATTTGAATTTGAGTACAGACTTCCCGATAACCTGCCTTCCTCCTTTATTGGTAAATTTGGCAGTGTGACCTATGTTTTCAAGGCTTGTGCTAACGGAGATCGTCCTGGAGAGACCAGTATCATAAGTGAACCTTTTCTTATCCTTCGCAATTGGCCACTCCCGGAACAATTCAGACAAGGTGCCTCAGCAAAGATTGAAAAACGCATATGGAGAAAGTTGACATGTGGAAAAGTTAAGCTTTCGGCTAACATAAACCGATTAGGAGGTACACAAGGGGAGGATCTTTATATAAATGCTGAAGTGGCAAATAGATCCCCTGCCAGAATCATTGCCATGCAGACCTCACTCATCATGAACACTCTCTATCTTGCTCAAAATCGTGCTATACCTTTCCGCCAAATCGTCAATAAGCGAAGGGATGAGTACGAACTGTTGCGTGGTGATGGACGGCGCTGGCAAAATGTACGTCTGTCTATCCCTCCATATATACCCGAAACCAGACTGGAGTTTTGTGATATCATTGAGGTCTCTTACACCCTTCAGTTCAGGATAGAAATCGCGGGCGGGAAAgaattgaaaattgaatttcCATTTATGGTCGGATCCATGCAAGATGGTCATGAAACTACGTCGCGTAATAAGAACGAGATCATGAATCGTCAGTGGACTTTGAGCTCCAAGGAGCTCCAAATGGGTCCCCAAAGTGACCACCCCGAACCAGATTACGACCAGGACAGAGACTGGTATCATCAGAATGTGCCAGAACTTCGCCCAGAAGATTCAAAGGTCATGAACCCATTGTTTCAGGATCAAGAAAAAAAGATTACCCACAAAAACATAGAAAACTTCCAACCCACGCTGGATGAGCTTCCAGAGGTTATTGAAAATACAAAACTTTGA